In Enoplosus armatus isolate fEnoArm2 chromosome 20, fEnoArm2.hap1, whole genome shotgun sequence, the sequence ATGAGTAGTCCGGCTTGTCGTCAAAGCGCAGAGAGCGACAAAAATTCAGGTAGGTCGCAAACTCAGCTGTGGCGAAGACggagaaaacatttcacagctgaTGGTAGTGACTGACTGTTCTCCATTAATATTGGTCAATATGGaattataaacacataaaaatttaaatgaagaaaGTAAGTTGAGACTCACAGGGGTATCCCTTGCAAAGCACCTCAATGGGGGTGGACATTTTCTTCTCGCTGATCCGCTCATATTTCTGCCTTTTGGTAGCAGCCTTGAGGCCTTGCCAAGGCAGCGAGCCCAGATTGAAATACATGAGAACATAGCCCAAAGACTCCAGGTCATCGCGCCTTGACTGCTCTGTAGAGGGAGACAGCAGACAAGAAGAAGGacgaagagaagagaaagaaaaagcagtcATTCCTGCACTCAACAATGAATTTGAAgtagtatttaagtattttggAGTAATGTGTTGACGTCAAACAGGTCTATTGACTATATTTGTTTACCAATCCCCAGATGTGTGTTGATCGAGGCATAGCGCGCAGTGCCAGTCAGGTTCTTGTTCTCACGGTAGGGGATGTGCTGGTGCGTGCGAGCGTCACGATATTTTTTAGCTAGGCCAAAGTCGATAATGTAGACTAGGTTGCCCTTCTTGCCCAGTCCCATCAGGAAGTTATCAGGCTTCACATCTCTGTGGATGAAGTTCTTGGAGTGAATGTACTCAATGCGACTGATCTGTAGTAGAGAAGAACAAAAtccaaaacagacaaattagGGTCACACACCATATTAATTATGAGGGCATTTGCTAAGCGCCCATTCTGTACACCACAGTCAAGTCACATTTTGGGGGGTTAGGGTTGGATTAAGAATTTACTGACTAAACTGGATGATCATGATGTTAATCAAGGCAAaccattaaattaaaataaattaaattaaacatattcTATGAAGTTGAGTGTTTTCTATTTGTGTTCAAACCCGGGTCACTGTAGACTCAGCCTCCAAGTGTATTTTGGACTCCCAGGTGGCAGTCAGATAATGCACTCGCAATTCATCGTACTGGTGTGTGATGGTGTTCCACAGCAAAGTAAGTGAGGGGAGTTCAAGATGGATGATGTCCCTAAATCCATCTCCAGACACTGCAGCGAGCAGTCAAATATCCATCGCAATGAAATTGACTAAACAGACCTGTTATTTTCCTTTGTCTGTGGTCGGTGATCAGACGTTTGGAGAATTCTCCGATTGTTGTCAGCCTACTTTGTTCCCTCTGTTGACGCTTCTCCTCACTAAGGTTGCTGCTGCTAGCGCTAGCCATAAGTGGGCGTAGCTATATACGGTTATGCATAGCGttggtgctgttgttgtgacACTGACGGTCTCCACACTGTTGATTGTAGTCGAGCATTGCTGCTTTGGGCATGATGAGCGGTGCTTGATGATTAGAATTGAGGCCAAACAGTTCAATCttggtttcatcagaccagagaatctTTAGATCCTCTTTAAATCCTTTAGATGGTCTTTTGCAAACTCCAAATGTCATTTGTCTTTCACTGAGGAGaggcttccgtctggccactctgcCATAAAGCCCAGATCAGCGGGGTGTTGCATTGACGGTTGTCCTTCTGGAGCTCAGCCAGAGTGATCAtcaggttcttggtcacctctcTTACCAAGGCCCTTCTTTCCTGATGGCTCAGTTTGGCCGGGtggccagctctaggaagagttCTGGTTGTTCCAAACTTCTTCCATTTAAGAATTATCTAGGCCACTGTGCTCTTGGGAACCTTCAATGCACCTGGACATTTTTTGTAGTCTTCCCCACCTCTGTGCCCTGACACAATCCTGTCTTTGAGCTCTGGAGGCAGTTCTTTCAACGTCATGGCTTGGTTTTTGCTGCAATATGCATTGTCAGCTGTGAGACCTTCTATAGACAGGCGTGCGTCTTTGCaaattatcatttaatttaCCACAAGAGGACTTGATCGAGACAATCAAGGTGGTAGAAACATCTCCTATACTTATGTCAATgtgtattttagttttttccttgtaatacatttgcaaaaaaatccaaaaccctgttttcactttgtcattatgtcAGTACTGGGTGTAGATTGATGAggtaaaaaatgaatttaaacaaTTTAAGCATAAGGCTTAAAGTGGCCCATATAAACACTGAAGCCCTTTTCTGCTCTCATTTTCAGCTGCTCTGGATTAGTAGTTGAAAGTGTGATACAATCTAAAAGTAGGATACGTGCAGAGGTCAGGaggtaaagagtgtgtctgtgtgtgtgtgtgtgtgtgtgtgtgtgtgtgtgtgagaagtgaGCAGGCAGTCTCACCATCTGATCAGCCAGTAGCAGGACTGTCTTGAGGCTGAACTTGCGGGAGCAAAAGTTGAAGAGATCCTCCAGGCTGGGCCCCAGCAGCTCCATCACCATCACGTTGTAGTCACCTTCTGCTCCACACCACTTTATTGTTGGAATGCCCACTGCAAAAACATGGGAGTAGACACAATTACAGTGGTAAGAACACAAAATTGTATTCTCTTCTTCTTGATGATGTGTTTTACTTGCACAAGCAAGAAGTTGGCTGCAATAGCATCACCAGGGTAGATGTCACACATCTGATAATGTGTATGGGTTGTAACTTCAGTGACAGCACATTCTTTGCAGTCTGGACTATTACCATTTTCTGTCCCGCTGCCTATTCAGGGtggcaacacacactgcactgtaagGCGACAGTACAAACAACCGAGCCACCATTCCATTCACATATTCTTTATCGTGATTTTAAAAGTATAATTATGTGTCCAATTTATTTTGGTTGCCTTAAATAGGGAGATTAGGTAGAAAAGGGGCTACAAATCCTACACAGTTTACCCAATATTAACAACTGCACAACCTactttttgtctcatttgtggtctgatgaaCATTAAGTTAAAGGCGTCTCCCTGCCCCTCCGTAGGTTTCAGGAAGTTGGCCagtcagaagaaagtgggctaAAACAGCTTGGTTCAGAcaatagactgtatataaatatggacgacatgacagccaaaacgtctcaattgcccccggtggctggctgcagtatatgtCATAAGCcctgccccctccatgttagcagatgggacatgggccaaactaaaataatcacgtcaaatacattcttcccaaagatggtttctgtcatttcaggtagttcttatcacactgatgtttgttcaagtgttcatttttctgataagtttggttttactTAGAAATAGGGGTGTGGCGTCATGATTGACAGGTTtaattgactgtggtgtgctcgcaaTTGGGTCGGGCGAGTATAAGGGCGGGACCTCGATCCTGCGACTCCACCTTTATATACAGTGTGGtggagacagagggtgaactgaggggctgcataaaggaccagtataagataaataaggaattttttgaactgtgaatcatgcaaagctactctagtggagtccgAGAATAAAAATATAGCTGAAAgcataataattaataaaatgagaataatatgggacctttaaggcTGTGAGTTGATTCAGTGTTGCAGCCAGGCTCTCTCCCTCAGCTTTGTTTGGTGACTCATGTGGATCACTAGCTGCTGAAGCCATGTAAGCATCACATTTAAAGAGACGGTGGTGGGTGTAAGGGAGAGGAGAGTATCAATGAGGAAGAAAATTACAAGAAAGCAGATATGGTGGGGGCAAGGGACAAAAATGACCATGCGACTCTGTACGAAAAGAggagtaaataaatatatggtTAGAGGGGGGGAATGATGAGGAAATGGAAGCTGAACACACTAGGGCTGAGATGGACATCACAAGTCCAATGAGAGATGAGGACTCCAGCATGTGAGCTGATATATCACCTCCTCCTTGCATCATCTTGTAGATCTTGCTCTCAATGTGGAGCTGGGGGTGTTTGGTCTTCACACATTCCAACTTAATCGCAACCTCCTCACCCACCGAAATATCTGTGCCTGGAAAAGGACAAATGTTAatacacaaattacaaataaaattcCACTTACTACTATACAGAAAGCTTAAATTTTATCTGTC encodes:
- the csnk1db gene encoding casein kinase I isoform X1, which translates into the protein MELRVGNRYRLGRKIGSGSFGDIYLGTDISVGEEVAIKLECVKTKHPQLHIESKIYKMMQGGVGIPTIKWCGAEGDYNVMVMELLGPSLEDLFNFCSRKFSLKTVLLLADQMISRIEYIHSKNFIHRDVKPDNFLMGLGKKGNLVYIIDFGLAKKYRDARTHQHIPYRENKNLTGTARYASINTHLGIEQSRRDDLESLGYVLMYFNLGSLPWQGLKAATKRQKYERISEKKMSTPIEVLCKGYPSEFATYLNFCRSLRFDDKPDYSYLRQLFRNLFHRQGFSYDYVFDWNMLKFGANRAAEEAERERRDREDRLRHGRNPGARGIPAASGRPRGTQDGAPPTPLTPTSHTANTSPRQVSGMERERKVSMRLHRGAPVNVSSSDLTGRQDTSRMSTSQMVSGVPPAGLHLLAPR
- the csnk1db gene encoding casein kinase I isoform X3, with translation MELRVGNRYRLGRKIGSGSFGDIYLGTDISVGEEVAIKLECVKTKHPQLHIESKIYKMMQGGVGIPTIKWCGAEGDYNVMVMELLGPSLEDLFNFCSRKFSLKTVLLLADQMISRIEYIHSKNFIHRDVKPDNFLMGLGKKGNLVYIIDFGLAKKYRDARTHQHIPYRENKNLTGTARYASINTHLGIEQSRRDDLESLGYVLMYFNLGSLPWQGLKAATKRQKYERISEKKMSTPIEVLCKGYPSEFATYLNFCRSLRFDDKPDYSYLRQLFRNLFHRQGFSYDYVFDWNMLKFGANRAAEEAERERRDREDRLRHGRNPGARGIPAASGRPRGTQDGAPPTPLTPTSHTANTSPRQVSGMERERKVSMRLHRGAPVNVSSSDLTGRQDTSRMSTSQNSIPYEHHAK
- the csnk1db gene encoding casein kinase I isoform X2; this translates as MELRVGNRYRLGRKIGSGSFGDIYLGTDISVGEEVAIKLECVKTKHPQLHIESKIYKMMQGGVGIPTIKWCGAEGDYNVMVMELLGPSLEDLFNFCSRKFSLKTVLLLADQMISRIEYIHSKNFIHRDVKPDNFLMGLGKKGNLVYIIDFGLAKKYRDARTHQHIPYRENKNLTGTARYASINTHLGIEQSRRDDLESLGYVLMYFNLGSLPWQGLKAATKRQKYERISEKKMSTPIEVLCKGYPSEFATYLNFCRSLRFDDKPDYSYLRQLFRNLFHRQGFSYDYVFDWNMLKFGANRAAEEAERERRDREDRLRHGRNPGARGIPAASGRPRGTQDGAPPTPLTPTSHTANTSPRQVSGMERERKVSMRLHRGAPVNVSSSDLTGRQDTSRMSTSQHSLRASRQVDARHVLV